A window of Streptomyces sp. SAI-127 contains these coding sequences:
- a CDS encoding RICIN domain-containing protein: protein MTPDGASDARLTELLRADTVTAYAALLELRARHQPSVLAYARLCTAGESAARQLTAQTFTLAARETARGVDPGVPWRHRLLLLTARSAAAWAGDERAAGLDPSVLLLLNTAGPGGPVPPVLTAFESLPARTQGLVWYGLVEAEPEARTADHLGLTREDVVYGMEGALQSLARTCLRLRLAASDDSRCADFRRLIEESVRPVSPRASTDLHAHMVRCPHCTAAHEEQCALRDAPRSALAEGLLPWGGTAYVGRSTAEPEARPRAGSRTPSGTWPRPRRLVLASAALGVALAPLLLFLVAQGGDSPTDASASVPASASASAGGALPGPPQVTVTTTVSPSPSSTSRPPSPSASPSATKSSAPPRRTSPPPFRPPGGSYAQVVNVSTARCLDVAGDFGNGTDVVTAPCSSASSQRWRVDSGRGVLQSAADPDFCLDSRGDVDKGLGIWSCDSVEGDNGDNLRFTVDPDGVIRPAIAIATGLTPGGGDGVSLEPLTGGAGQRWRAGAA from the coding sequence ATGACCCCCGACGGGGCGTCCGACGCCCGGCTCACGGAGCTGCTGCGCGCCGACACGGTCACGGCGTACGCGGCCCTGCTGGAGCTCCGCGCCCGCCACCAGCCCTCGGTCCTGGCCTACGCCCGCCTCTGCACGGCCGGTGAGAGCGCCGCACGGCAGCTGACCGCGCAGACCTTCACCCTCGCGGCCCGGGAGACGGCCCGCGGGGTCGACCCGGGTGTCCCGTGGCGCCACCGGCTCCTGCTGCTGACGGCCCGCTCGGCGGCGGCGTGGGCCGGGGACGAGCGGGCGGCGGGCCTGGACCCGAGCGTCCTGCTGCTCCTGAACACGGCGGGGCCCGGTGGCCCGGTGCCGCCCGTGCTCACCGCCTTCGAGTCCCTGCCGGCCCGCACCCAGGGCCTCGTCTGGTACGGCCTGGTGGAGGCCGAGCCGGAAGCCCGCACCGCCGACCACCTGGGCCTGACCCGCGAGGACGTGGTCTACGGCATGGAGGGGGCCCTGCAGTCCCTGGCCCGGACCTGTCTGAGGCTGCGCCTCGCCGCCTCGGACGACTCCCGCTGCGCGGACTTCCGCCGCCTCATCGAGGAGTCCGTACGTCCGGTCAGTCCCCGCGCCAGCACCGACCTGCACGCCCACATGGTCCGCTGCCCGCACTGCACCGCGGCCCACGAGGAGCAGTGCGCCTTACGGGACGCTCCGCGGTCGGCGCTGGCGGAGGGGCTGCTGCCGTGGGGCGGGACCGCGTACGTGGGGCGGAGCACGGCCGAGCCGGAGGCGCGACCGCGGGCGGGGTCCCGTACGCCGTCCGGCACCTGGCCACGCCCGCGTCGGCTCGTCCTGGCCTCGGCGGCGCTGGGGGTGGCTCTCGCGCCGCTGTTGCTGTTCCTGGTGGCACAGGGCGGTGACTCTCCGACCGACGCGTCGGCCTCGGTTCCGGCCTCGGCCTCGGCTTCAGCGGGCGGGGCGCTGCCCGGCCCACCGCAGGTGACGGTGACGACGACGGTCTCGCCCTCGCCTTCCTCGACCAGCAGACCGCCGTCCCCCTCTGCGTCCCCTTCCGCCACAAAGAGTTCGGCCCCGCCCCGGAGGACGAGCCCGCCCCCGTTCCGCCCGCCGGGCGGCTCCTACGCCCAGGTGGTCAACGTCTCCACGGCCCGCTGCCTGGACGTCGCCGGCGACTTCGGCAACGGCACGGACGTCGTCACGGCCCCCTGCTCCTCGGCCAGCTCCCAACGCTGGCGCGTCGACTCCGGCCGGGGTGTGCTCCAGTCCGCCGCCGACCCCGACTTCTGCCTCGACAGCCGCGGCGACGTCGACAAGGGCCTCGGCATCTGGTCCTGCGACTCGGTCGAGGGCGACAACGGCGACAACCTCCGCTTCACGGTCGACCCCGACGGGGTGATCCGCCCGGCGATCGCCATCGCGACGGGGCTGACACCCGGGGGCGGGGACGGTGTCTCACTGGAGCCGCTGACCGGGGGCGCGGGGCAGCGGTGGCGGGCGGGGGCAGCGTGA
- a CDS encoding RNA polymerase sigma factor SigF has protein sequence MSPRLDASHTHQATSTSPPEHLNPIEQGSEDDVLAGLPDIPPFEEVGAVDARALSKTLFARLESLEEGTHEYSYVRNTLVELNLALVKFAASRFRSRSEPMEDIIQVGTIGLIKAIDRFELSRGVEFPTFAMPTIVGEIKRFFRDTSWSVRVPRRLQELRLDLAKAGDELAQRLDRAPTVGELAERLGLSKDEVVEGMAASNAYTASSLDAQPEEDDSEGALADRIGYEDHGIEGIEYVESLKPLIAELPSRDRTILSLRFVAGMTQSEIGDELGISQMHVSRLLSRTLVRLRKGLTVEE, from the coding sequence ATGTCACCCCGGCTCGACGCCTCGCATACCCATCAGGCGACGTCGACATCCCCCCCGGAACATCTGAATCCCATCGAGCAGGGCAGCGAAGACGATGTGCTCGCCGGGCTCCCGGACATCCCACCCTTCGAAGAGGTGGGGGCCGTGGACGCGCGCGCGCTCTCCAAGACCCTCTTCGCGCGGCTGGAGTCGCTGGAGGAGGGCACGCACGAGTATTCGTACGTCCGCAACACGCTCGTCGAACTGAACCTCGCCCTGGTCAAGTTCGCCGCCTCCCGCTTCCGCTCCCGCAGTGAGCCGATGGAGGACATCATCCAGGTCGGCACCATTGGCCTGATCAAGGCGATCGATCGCTTCGAACTCAGCCGCGGTGTGGAGTTCCCCACCTTCGCGATGCCAACCATCGTGGGCGAGATCAAGCGCTTCTTCCGGGACACGTCCTGGTCGGTGCGGGTGCCGCGCCGCCTCCAGGAGCTCCGGCTCGACCTGGCCAAGGCCGGCGACGAACTGGCCCAGAGGCTCGACCGCGCCCCGACCGTGGGCGAGCTCGCCGAGCGTCTGGGACTGTCGAAGGACGAGGTCGTCGAAGGCATGGCCGCGTCCAACGCGTACACCGCCTCCTCGCTGGACGCCCAGCCCGAGGAGGACGACTCCGAGGGTGCGCTGGCCGACCGGATCGGTTACGAGGACCACGGCATCGAGGGCATCGAGTACGTCGAGTCCCTGAAGCCGCTGATCGCCGAGCTCCCGTCCCGGGACCGCACGATCCTCTCGCTGCGCTTCGTCGCGGGCATGACCCAGTCGGAGATCGGCGACGAACTCGGGATCTCGCAGATGCACGTCTCGCGGCTGCTGTCGCGGACTCTGGTACGGCTGCGCAAGGGGCTGACCGTCGAGGAGTGA
- a CDS encoding STAS domain-containing protein: MDRGTVGSAQSGRLLVEVRQEGSSAVVTPAGELDHHTADLLREPLEDCLAKGKSRLVVDCTRLEFCDSTGLNVLLGARLKAEAAGGGVHLAGMLPVVARVFEITGADAVFTVHDTLDEALAEESGG, from the coding sequence ATGGACCGCGGGACGGTCGGCAGCGCACAGTCTGGCCGGCTTCTGGTTGAGGTGCGGCAAGAGGGCTCCAGCGCCGTCGTGACTCCAGCAGGTGAGTTGGATCACCACACGGCCGATTTGTTGCGTGAGCCACTCGAGGACTGCCTCGCCAAGGGGAAGAGCCGGCTTGTCGTCGACTGCACACGGCTGGAGTTCTGTGACTCCACCGGACTGAATGTGCTGCTCGGGGCGCGGCTGAAAGCTGAGGCGGCGGGAGGTGGCGTGCACCTCGCGGGCATGCTGCCGGTCGTGGCACGGGTCTTCGAGATCACGGGGGCCGATGCGGTCTTCACCGTGCACGACACCCTGGACGAGGCCCTGGCCGAGGAATCCGGCGGCTGA
- a CDS encoding ATP-binding protein encodes MSTTRPYSPGDRDPEPSVEPGGEAEVPTGRQVRRLSFEGESGVVPLARDFTRQALYAWGWLPAASADRRAVAEDVLLVVSELVTNACLHAEGPDQLWISCDNKVIRLEVSDKGTGQPAPRTPHRAGRPGGHGMFIVQRLCLDWGVVRAPGLAGKTVWAELGAPA; translated from the coding sequence ATGAGCACCACCCGGCCCTACTCGCCGGGCGACCGTGACCCGGAGCCCAGCGTGGAGCCTGGCGGCGAAGCCGAGGTGCCGACGGGACGGCAGGTCCGGCGGCTGAGCTTCGAGGGGGAGAGCGGGGTCGTCCCGCTCGCGCGCGACTTCACCCGGCAGGCGTTGTACGCGTGGGGGTGGCTTCCGGCGGCGTCCGCCGACCGGAGGGCCGTGGCGGAGGACGTGCTGCTCGTCGTCTCCGAGCTGGTGACGAACGCGTGTCTGCATGCGGAGGGCCCGGACCAGTTGTGGATCTCGTGTGACAACAAGGTGATCCGCCTCGAGGTCTCGGACAAGGGCACCGGGCAGCCGGCGCCGCGGACTCCGCACCGGGCCGGACGGCCGGGCGGGCACGGGATGTTCATCGTGCAGCGGCTCTGCCTGGACTGGGGAGTCGTACGGGCCCCCGGATTGGCCGGCAAGACCGTGTGGGCGGAGCTCGGGGCACCCGCCTAG
- a CDS encoding LPXTG cell wall anchor domain-containing protein produces the protein MSYPKRTAALASVAALAGSAVLMAAPAARAEVVNVNYQCKTPIGDKSAVSPIDIKGVKSGGGYKLTMSWQKGVSSSPVDLGKGAMNPSATIKLGGADSGTMNVTGPANQATVPANTPIKINDLTGTYTPKKSGKVTFTAGVLTIKALGTTTTCTPTNSPGASLTLDVTAASGSSGGTQSDSDASGSGSALPQTGPEDSAIALGTLGGTVLLAGAAGALWLTRRNQAARARR, from the coding sequence GTGTCGTACCCGAAACGAACCGCCGCGCTCGCGTCCGTCGCGGCTCTGGCCGGCTCGGCGGTGCTGATGGCCGCCCCCGCTGCCCGTGCCGAGGTCGTGAACGTCAACTACCAGTGCAAGACACCGATCGGTGACAAGAGCGCCGTCTCGCCCATCGACATCAAGGGCGTCAAGAGCGGCGGCGGCTACAAGCTCACCATGTCCTGGCAGAAGGGCGTCTCGTCCAGCCCGGTCGATCTCGGCAAGGGCGCGATGAACCCGAGCGCCACCATCAAGCTGGGCGGCGCGGACAGCGGGACCATGAACGTGACGGGCCCGGCCAACCAGGCGACCGTCCCCGCCAACACTCCCATCAAGATCAATGACCTGACCGGGACGTACACCCCGAAGAAGTCCGGCAAGGTCACCTTCACGGCGGGCGTGCTCACCATCAAGGCGCTCGGAACGACGACCACCTGCACGCCGACCAACAGCCCCGGCGCCTCGCTGACCCTGGACGTCACCGCCGCCTCGGGCTCCTCCGGCGGCACCCAGAGCGACAGCGACGCGTCCGGCAGCGGCTCCGCCCTCCCGCAGACCGGCCCCGAGGACTCGGCGATCGCCCTCGGCACGCTCGGCGGCACGGTACTGCTCGCGGGCGCGGCCGGCGCGCTGTGGCTGACCCGGCGCAACCAGGCGGCCCGCGCGCGCCGCTGA
- a CDS encoding oligopeptide:H+ symporter, with the protein MASSLTKDSVTPGTPGSDKAFFGHPRGLATLFMTEMWERFSYYGMKALLTVYLLSGGPDAGKGSMGGGLAMDLATTTVIVSVYSAMVYLLAMPGGWLGDRVWGPRKTVAIAAVTIMCGHLVLALPGGQAPFFAGLALVAAGSGLLKANISTMVGHLYDGPDDPRRDGGFTIFYMGINAGAFFAPLAIGTVGQEVSWHLGFGMAAVGMAIGLAAFLLGTRNLSPQSNLVPKPLAAEERAAWLRKGLFWVIAATVFYGAVGFTGHFTLNWAMIPLTVIGLVVPAGVLLRIKRDKELTADEQSKMSGYIWFFVAAAVFWMIYDQGASTVQAFGSNDQKTAGSLLGFDFPTSWYQSLNPLFIMALAPVFAWLWVWLNRKGKEPGTIVKFAMGLVLVGVSFFFFLVPIAMAANGTVVSPMWLVGIYFIQTVGELCLSPVGLSVTTKMAPAKYASQMMGVWFLAVTAGDSITGLLSNPAIAGVDLSGTPAVFGEAALAALAGFAVWMYRRKVKSLMGDVR; encoded by the coding sequence ATGGCGTCCAGCCTGACGAAGGACTCGGTGACTCCGGGCACCCCCGGTTCCGACAAAGCCTTCTTCGGCCACCCCCGCGGACTGGCCACACTCTTCATGACCGAGATGTGGGAGAGGTTCTCCTACTACGGCATGAAGGCCCTGCTCACCGTCTACCTACTCTCCGGCGGCCCCGACGCCGGCAAGGGCAGCATGGGCGGCGGCCTCGCGATGGACCTGGCGACCACCACCGTGATCGTCTCCGTCTACTCGGCGATGGTCTATCTGCTCGCCATGCCCGGCGGCTGGCTCGGCGACCGCGTCTGGGGCCCGCGCAAGACCGTGGCCATCGCGGCCGTCACGATCATGTGCGGCCACCTGGTGCTGGCGCTGCCCGGCGGCCAGGCACCGTTCTTCGCCGGTCTCGCGCTCGTGGCCGCCGGTTCCGGTCTGCTCAAGGCCAACATCTCCACGATGGTGGGCCACCTCTACGACGGCCCGGACGACCCGCGCCGCGACGGCGGCTTCACGATCTTCTACATGGGCATCAACGCGGGTGCCTTCTTCGCCCCGCTGGCCATCGGCACCGTCGGCCAGGAGGTCAGCTGGCACCTCGGCTTCGGCATGGCCGCGGTCGGCATGGCGATCGGTCTGGCCGCGTTCCTGCTCGGCACCCGCAACCTGAGCCCGCAGAGCAACCTCGTGCCCAAGCCGCTGGCGGCCGAGGAGCGCGCGGCCTGGCTGCGCAAGGGCCTGTTCTGGGTGATCGCCGCGACCGTCTTCTACGGCGCCGTCGGCTTCACCGGCCACTTCACACTGAACTGGGCGATGATCCCGCTCACCGTCATCGGTCTGGTCGTCCCGGCGGGTGTGCTGCTGCGCATCAAGCGGGACAAGGAGCTGACGGCCGACGAGCAGTCGAAGATGTCCGGCTACATCTGGTTCTTCGTCGCCGCCGCCGTCTTCTGGATGATCTACGACCAGGGCGCGTCCACGGTCCAGGCGTTCGGCTCGAACGACCAGAAGACGGCCGGCTCACTGCTCGGCTTCGACTTCCCGACCTCCTGGTACCAGTCGCTGAACCCGCTGTTCATCATGGCGCTGGCCCCGGTCTTCGCCTGGCTGTGGGTGTGGCTGAACCGCAAGGGCAAGGAGCCCGGCACCATCGTGAAGTTCGCGATGGGCCTGGTCCTGGTCGGTGTCTCGTTCTTCTTCTTCCTGGTCCCGATCGCCATGGCGGCGAACGGCACCGTGGTCAGCCCGATGTGGCTCGTGGGCATCTACTTCATCCAGACCGTGGGTGAGCTGTGCCTCTCGCCGGTCGGCCTGTCGGTGACGACGAAGATGGCTCCCGCGAAGTACGCCTCGCAGATGATGGGTGTCTGGTTCCTCGCGGTCACCGCGGGCGACTCGATCACCGGCCTGCTGTCCAACCCGGCGATCGCCGGGGTCGACCTCAGCGGGACGCCCGCGGTGTTCGGGGAGGCCGCGCTCGCGGCTCTCGCCGGGTTCGCCGTGTGGATGTACCGGCGGAAGGTGAAGTCCCTTATGGGGGACGTTCGTTAG
- a CDS encoding response regulator transcription factor, with translation MTRVLLAEDDASISEPLARALRREGYEVEVREDGPTALDAGMQGGIDLVVLDLGLPGMDGLEVARRLRAEGHAVPILILTARADEVDTVVGLDAGADDYVTKPFRLAELLARVRALLRRGASEPAQPPATHGVRIDVESHRAWMGDEELQLTAKEFDLLRVLVRDAGRVVTRDQLMREVWDTTWWSSTKTLDMHISWLRKKLGDDAANPRYIATVRGVGFRFEKS, from the coding sequence ATGACCCGTGTACTGCTCGCCGAGGACGATGCGTCCATTTCGGAGCCGCTGGCCCGCGCCCTGCGCCGGGAAGGGTACGAGGTCGAGGTGCGTGAGGACGGCCCCACGGCACTCGACGCCGGAATGCAGGGCGGCATCGACCTGGTCGTCCTCGACCTGGGTCTGCCCGGCATGGACGGCCTCGAGGTGGCCCGCCGACTGCGCGCCGAGGGCCACGCCGTACCGATCCTCATCCTCACCGCACGTGCCGACGAGGTGGACACCGTCGTCGGTCTCGACGCGGGCGCCGACGACTACGTGACCAAGCCCTTCCGGCTCGCCGAGCTGCTCGCCCGGGTCCGGGCCCTGCTGCGACGCGGGGCGTCCGAGCCGGCCCAGCCGCCGGCCACCCACGGGGTGCGCATCGACGTCGAGTCGCACCGGGCGTGGATGGGCGACGAGGAACTCCAGCTCACCGCGAAGGAGTTCGACCTGCTGCGGGTGCTGGTGCGGGACGCGGGGCGGGTGGTGACCCGGGACCAGCTGATGCGCGAGGTCTGGGACACCACGTGGTGGTCGTCGACCAAGACGCTCGACATGCACATCTCGTGGCTCCGCAAGAAGCTCGGCGACGACGCGGCCAACCCGAGGTACATCGCGACGGTACGAGGAGTGGGCTTCCGCTTCGAGAAGAGCTGA
- a CDS encoding ATP-binding protein, translating into MRRRLIQSTLAVVLVVIAVFGVSLVIVETRTISNSAQERVDSEAIRLAGIVDSRLFAAEDVTAEILRDQVAQERYAVIRIPGRAPIEVGSKPVGQVISSTEKGEEGETVTVQEPRSSVTREVGRTLLIIGLVALLAVIAAVLLAIRQANKLASPLTDLAETAERLGSGDPRPRHKRYGVPELDRVADVLDSSAERIARMLTAERRLAADASHQLRTPLTALSMRLEEITLTDDPDTVKEEANVALTQVERLTDVVERLLTNSRDPRAGNAVTFDLDEVIQQQLAEWRPAYRSAGRAIVSSGKRHLTAVGTPGAVAQVLAALIENSLMHGGGTVALRTRVTGNQAVIEVTDEGPGVPADLGARIFERTISGRNSTGIGLAVARDLAEADGGRLEMLQAQPPVFGLFLSRTPLKSTVLDDDEPTVR; encoded by the coding sequence ATGCGCCGTCGACTGATCCAGTCCACGCTCGCCGTAGTGCTCGTGGTGATCGCCGTCTTCGGCGTCTCCCTCGTCATCGTCGAGACCCGCACCATCAGCAACTCCGCCCAGGAGCGGGTCGACTCCGAGGCGATCCGGCTGGCCGGGATCGTGGACAGCCGGCTGTTCGCCGCGGAGGACGTGACCGCGGAGATCCTGCGTGACCAGGTCGCGCAGGAACGGTACGCCGTGATCCGGATCCCCGGAAGGGCACCGATCGAGGTCGGTTCCAAGCCGGTCGGCCAGGTCATCAGCTCCACGGAGAAGGGCGAGGAGGGCGAGACGGTCACCGTGCAGGAGCCGCGCTCCTCGGTGACCCGGGAGGTCGGCCGCACGCTGCTGATCATCGGCCTCGTGGCACTGCTCGCGGTGATCGCCGCGGTGCTGCTCGCGATCCGCCAGGCCAACAAACTGGCCTCGCCGCTGACCGACCTCGCCGAGACCGCTGAACGGCTCGGCTCGGGCGACCCACGACCCCGGCACAAGCGGTACGGCGTCCCCGAGCTGGACCGGGTCGCCGATGTGCTGGACTCCTCCGCCGAGCGCATCGCGCGCATGCTGACGGCGGAGCGGCGCCTGGCCGCCGACGCCTCCCACCAGCTCCGTACGCCGCTGACCGCGCTCTCGATGCGCCTCGAGGAGATCACCCTCACCGACGACCCGGACACGGTGAAGGAGGAGGCGAACGTCGCGCTGACCCAGGTGGAGCGGCTGACGGACGTGGTCGAGCGGCTGCTGACCAACTCCCGCGACCCCCGGGCCGGCAACGCCGTCACCTTCGACCTCGACGAGGTCATCCAGCAGCAGCTCGCGGAGTGGCGGCCGGCGTACCGCAGTGCGGGCCGGGCGATCGTCAGCTCGGGCAAACGGCACCTCACAGCCGTCGGCACGCCCGGCGCCGTGGCCCAGGTCCTGGCCGCGCTGATCGAGAACTCCCTCATGCACGGCGGCGGCACGGTCGCGCTGCGCACCCGCGTCACCGGCAACCAGGCCGTCATCGAGGTCACCGACGAGGGCCCCGGCGTCCCCGCCGACCTCGGCGCGCGGATCTTCGAGCGCACCATCAGCGGCCGCAACTCCACGGGCATCGGCCTCGCGGTCGCGCGGGACCTGGCGGAGGCCGACGGCGGCCGCCTGGAGATGCTCCAGGCCCAGCCTCCGGTCTTCGGCCTGTTCCTCTCCCGCACCCCGCTCAAGTCGACGGTGCTGGACGACGATGAGCCGACGGTGCGGTGA
- a CDS encoding GtrA family protein: MGHGSSGLRRIVREVAKFGAVGGAGLLVNLVVFNLVRHVTELPVVRASVIATVVAIVFNYIGFRYFTYRDRDKSGRTKELTLFLLFSVVGLVIENGILYAATYGFGWDSPLQSNIFKFVGIGIATLFRFWSYRSWVFKTLPAREAVASAESFLEEAEQAAVKKPPRPKQRVL; this comes from the coding sequence ATGGGACATGGTTCCTCAGGGCTGCGAAGGATCGTTCGCGAGGTCGCCAAATTCGGTGCGGTGGGCGGAGCCGGCCTCCTCGTCAACCTCGTCGTGTTCAACCTCGTACGGCATGTCACCGAGCTTCCGGTGGTCCGTGCGAGCGTCATCGCCACGGTTGTGGCGATCGTCTTCAACTACATAGGGTTCCGGTACTTCACGTACCGTGACCGCGACAAGAGCGGCCGCACCAAGGAACTGACGCTGTTCCTGCTGTTCAGCGTGGTCGGCCTGGTCATCGAGAACGGCATCCTGTACGCCGCGACCTACGGCTTCGGCTGGGACAGCCCCCTGCAGAGCAACATCTTCAAGTTCGTCGGCATCGGCATCGCCACCCTCTTCCGCTTCTGGTCCTACCGCAGCTGGGTCTTCAAGACCCTCCCCGCCCGCGAGGCGGTGGCGAGCGCGGAGTCCTTCCTGGAGGAGGCGGAGCAGGCGGCGGTCAAGAAGCCGCCCCGGCCCAAGCAGCGGGTGCTCTGA
- a CDS encoding 5-(carboxyamino)imidazole ribonucleotide synthase: protein MTFPVVGMVGGGQLARMTHEAGIPLGIRFKLLSDTPQDSAAQVVSDVVIGDYRDLDTLRDFARGCDVITFDHEHVPTEHLRALEADGIPVRPGPDALVHAQDKGVMRARLDALGVPCPRHRIVVDPQDVAAFAAEGDGFPVVLKTVRGGYDGKGVWVVDSVEEAADPFRAGVPVLAEEKVDYVRELAANVVRSPHGQAVAYPVVESQQVNGVCDTVIAPAPGLDEALALKAEQMALSIAKELDVVGHLAVELFQTRDGRVLVNELAMRPHNSGHWSMDGAITSQFANHVRAVLDLPLGDPRPRAKWTVMVNVLGGDFPDMYSAYLHCMARDPKLKIHMYGKDVKPGRKVGHVNTYGDDLDDVLERARHAAGYLRGTITE, encoded by the coding sequence GTGACGTTCCCCGTAGTCGGCATGGTCGGCGGAGGCCAGCTCGCTCGTATGACACACGAGGCAGGCATCCCGCTCGGCATCAGGTTCAAGCTCCTCAGTGACACCCCTCAGGATTCCGCGGCGCAGGTGGTGAGCGACGTCGTCATCGGCGACTACCGCGACCTGGACACGCTGCGCGACTTCGCGCGCGGGTGCGATGTGATCACCTTCGATCACGAGCACGTACCCACAGAGCACCTCAGAGCCCTGGAGGCGGACGGCATCCCCGTGCGCCCCGGCCCCGACGCGCTCGTGCACGCCCAGGACAAGGGCGTGATGCGCGCGCGGCTCGACGCGCTCGGCGTCCCGTGCCCCCGGCACCGCATCGTCGTCGATCCCCAGGACGTGGCGGCCTTCGCGGCCGAGGGCGACGGCTTCCCCGTCGTCCTCAAGACCGTCCGCGGCGGCTACGACGGCAAGGGCGTGTGGGTCGTCGACTCCGTCGAGGAGGCCGCGGACCCCTTCCGGGCCGGCGTCCCCGTCCTCGCCGAGGAGAAGGTCGACTACGTCCGCGAGCTCGCCGCCAACGTCGTACGGTCGCCGCACGGCCAGGCCGTCGCCTACCCGGTGGTCGAGTCCCAGCAGGTGAACGGCGTCTGCGACACCGTGATCGCCCCCGCTCCCGGCCTCGACGAGGCCCTCGCCCTCAAGGCCGAGCAGATGGCCCTGTCCATCGCCAAGGAACTGGATGTCGTCGGCCACCTCGCCGTCGAGCTCTTCCAGACCCGCGACGGCCGCGTCCTCGTCAACGAACTGGCGATGCGCCCGCACAACTCGGGCCACTGGTCGATGGACGGCGCGATCACCTCCCAGTTCGCCAACCACGTCCGGGCCGTCCTCGACCTCCCGCTCGGCGACCCGCGCCCCCGCGCCAAGTGGACCGTGATGGTCAACGTCCTCGGCGGCGACTTCCCCGACATGTACTCCGCGTACCTGCACTGCATGGCCCGCGACCCCAAGCTGAAGATCCACATGTACGGCAAGGACGTGAAGCCCGGCCGCAAGGTCGGCCACGTCAACACCTACGGCGACGACCTGGACGACGTTCTCGAACGCGCACGTCACGCTGCCGGCTACCTGAGAGGCACGATCACCGAATGA